AATGTGGGTAAATCTTCATTGATCAACTGTCTTGCAAACCGTCACAGCCTGGCACGGACCTCCCGGAAGCCCGGAATGACCCGCGCCCTTAATTTCTACCTGACAGATGCGGGATTCTACCTGGTTGATCTTCCGGGGTATGGTTATGCGAAGGTGCCAAAAACGGAAAGAAATCTTTTCGCCGCCCTGGTGAATCCGTACCTGGAGAACCGTGCAGCTTTCCGGGGAATTATCCAGCTTTTGGATGCCCGGCACGGTCCCACCGGGGGAGATTTTATCATGATCGAATGGATAAAAAAGCGGGGCGGAAATGCGCTGTATGTTTTCACCAAGGCGGACAAGCTGACCGCAAGGGAAAGAGCCGTGATACATACAACATATGGGGAGGAATTTGGGGTGGAGAATATGGTGATATTTTCCGCCCGCACAGGAATGGGTCTTGATTCCGTCCATTCCTGGATCGAAAGGGTTGTGATAAACCCTTTCGATGCCGAAACGGTTTAATCGTTCCACAAGTTCGGCATGACGAGGTCACCCTGAACTCGTTTCAGGGTCTATATGTATCTATAAATTTTAGGAGATATTCATGAAGACGCGCCTGTTTACCCCCGGCCCGGTCATGGTCCCGGAAAAAGTTCTCCTCAAGATGGCCGAACCGGTGTTCCATCACCGCACTCCTGAGTACGAGGTTCTCTTCGCCG
This is a stretch of genomic DNA from Candidatus Latescibacter sp.. It encodes these proteins:
- the yihA gene encoding ribosome biogenesis GTP-binding protein YihA/YsxC; its protein translation is MTSSIHLEFYRSVFSLKDLPVSGLPEICISGRSNVGKSSLINCLANRHSLARTSRKPGMTRALNFYLTDAGFYLVDLPGYGYAKVPKTERNLFAALVNPYLENRAAFRGIIQLLDARHGPTGGDFIMIEWIKKRGGNALYVFTKADKLTARERAVIHTTYGEEFGVENMVIFSARTGMGLDSVHSWIERVVINPFDAETV